A part of Silurus meridionalis isolate SWU-2019-XX chromosome 18, ASM1480568v1, whole genome shotgun sequence genomic DNA contains:
- the elapor2b gene encoding UPF0577 protein KIAA1324-like homolog: MDRGTRSWSWSRLARCVPLVLLCALPRARASSANLPSCRERDYYFEYTECDSTGSRWRVAIPHQQGSCIGLPEPVRGTDCTFSCEAGEFLEMSSQQCTACAAGSYSLGSGVRFDQWDLIPAGFSSLATYMEPEGAGDETLSCNNSTWTPQGTHLESNRDECTVSLVYAVHLMKQGSVSFDYQYVDNNIFFEFFIQNDQCQEMDQSADQKWIKLTSNGEWGTHTVNLKSGTNILYWRTTGILLGGKPVKPVLLKNIQIEGVAYTSECFLCRPGTLSKTPGSSFCDLCPRNTYSSKGASSCTSCPETQYSEEGWAECKEKPPCSEKDYFQIHTACDANGKTQVLYRWVEPKVCVEDVARAVTLPPSGEKEDCPPCNPGFYTHNSSTCLPCPPGTYSNGTTECQACPAGTEPSLGFEYKWWNVLPNNMKSSCFNVGNSKCDDMNGWEVAGDHIRSGIGGSDNDYLILTLRVPGFKLPTSVAGVTASEFGRITFVFETICGADCELYFMMDVNRKSTNVVESWEGTKSRRAYTHIMTKNASVSYTWAFQRTNKPLDVRRFVSDIAKIYSITITNALDGSASSCHACAIVSQESGSSCVPCPAGHFIDKDTNQCQECPPNTFLSGHHIYGQEACQPCGPASRSNKEHSLCFSDCSFSHVDQNRTLTYDLSALSSVGSIMNGPSFTSKGTKYYHQFNISLCGKEGRRVAVCSDNVTDLSSKDMQSESAAFNNYVQTFICQSTIIPADGRGFRTAISSQSISLADTFIGATVESTLNGVSVRTDMFPETSQTLPDINFFFYSPQVTASCEHGRSAVITLRCNPKKGERGELTVPSKCPAGTCDGCTFYFLWDSSSACPICTKADYHSIEGACKGGMQDILYVWNEPKLCTKGVSLPDKSSTPCEAVPLWLKVGIGGGAFIAVLLISLTCYFWKKNKRLEYKYSRLVMSANKECELPAADSCALAEGEGEENEDDVVYSHTPSLLGKLKAIASKGEATSSESVQLKSSQAERWVWG; this comes from the exons AGAGACTACTACTTTGAGTACACAGAGTGTGACAGTACAGGTTCACGCTGGAGAGTAGCCATTCCTCATCAACAGGGCAGCTGTATCGGCCTACCAGAGCCTGTCAGAGGCACCGACTGCA catTCTCATGTGAAGCAGGAGAGTTTTTAGAGATGTCCTCTCAGCAGTGTACTGCCTGTGCAGCCGGCTCCTATTCGCTAGGCAGTGGCGTCCGGTTTGACCAATGGGACTTGATTCCTGCTGGATTCAGCAGCTTGGCCACCTACATGGAGCCTGAGGGAGCCGGAGACGAAACTCTGTCCTGCAACAA ttCCACATGGACACCTCAGGGTACTCACTTAGAGTCGAATCGGGACGAGTGCACGGTTTCGCTCGTGTACGCAGTGCATCTGATGAAACAGGGTTCAGTCTCCTTTGACTATCAATATGTTGACAACAACATCTTCTTCGAGTTCTTT ATTCAGAATGATCAGTGCCAGGAAATGGACCAGTCGGCTGACCAGAAATGGATCAAACTCACGTCTAATGGTGAATGGGGAACACACACG GTGAACTTGAAGTCAGGCACTAATATCTTGTACTGGAGGACCACTGGCATTTTACTGGGAGGGAAACCTGTGAAGCccgtcctgttgaaaaatattCAGATTGAAG GTGTGGCATATACCTCTGAGTGTTTCCTGTGTAGACCTGGCACCTTAAGTAAAACCCCAGGCTCGTCCTTCTGTGATCTCTGCCCTAGAAACACTTACTCGAGTAAAGGCGCTAGCTCATGCACCTCATGCCCAGAGACACAGTACTCCg AGGAAGGCTGGGCGGAGTGTAAGGAGAAGCCGCCGTGTTCAGAAAAAGATTACTTTCAGATCCACACTGCTTGTGATGCCAATGGCAAA ACGCAAGTGCTGTATCGATGGGTGGAGCCTAaggtgtgtgtggaggatgTTGCCAGAGCGGTCACTCTACCCCCTTCAGGAGAAAAGGAGGATTGCCCACCTTGCAATCCaggcttttacacacacaattcGTCTACGTGCCTGCCCTGTCCTCCTGGGACATACTCCAATGGCACCACAG aGTGCCAGGCATGTCCTGCAGGAACAGAGCCCTCATTAGGATTCGAGTATAAATGGTGGAATGTTTTACCCAACAACATGAAATCCTCCTGTTTCAATGTGGGTAACTCGAAATGCGACGACATGAACG ggtggGAGGTCGCCGGTGACCACATTCGCAGTGGAATTGGAGGGTCTGATAATGATTATCTTATTCTTACACTAAGAGTTCCTGGATTCAA ACTTCCAACGTCGGTCGCTGGAGTCACGGCGAGTGAGTTTGGTCGAATCACATTTGTCTTCGAGACGATCTGCGGTGCAGACTGTGAGCTCTACTTCATGATG GATGTGAACAGGAAGAGCACAAATGTGGTAGAGTCTTGGGAAGGCACCAAAAGCAGACGTGCTTACACACACATCATGACTAAGAATGCATCTGTGTCTTACACATGGGCTTTCCAACGCACCAACAAGCCTTTAGAT GTTCGTCGCTTTGTGAGCGACATTGCGAAGATCTATTCCATCACCATCACGAATGCTCTGGACGGCTCTGCCTCGTCCTGCCACGCCTGCGCCATAGTAAGTCAGGAGAGTGGCTCATCCTGTGTCCCCTGCCCGGCAGGACACTTCATAGACAAAGACACAAACCAGTGCCAGGAGTGTCCTCCAAACACCTTTCTTTCTGGACATCACATCTACGGACAAGAGGCCTGCCAGCCGTGCGGCCCTGCTAGTAGGAGCAATAag GAACACTCCTTATGTTTCAGCGACTGCTCCTTCTCCCATGTGGACCAGAACCGAACATTAACCTATGACCTCAGTGCCTTAAGCTCAGTGGGATCCATCATGAACGGACCAAGTTTTACCTCCAAAGGAACGAAATATTATCACCAGTTCAACATCAGCTTGTGTGGAAAAGAG GGGAGGAGGGTAGCCGTGTGTTCCGATAACGTGACAGATCTGTCCAGCAAAGACATGCAGAGCGAATCAGCTGCCTTCAACAATTACGTGCAGACTTTCATCTGCCAGTCAACCATCATTCCAGCGGATGGGCGGGGCTTCAGGACAGCCATTTCCTCCCAGTCCATCAGTCTAGCCGATACCTTCATAG gAGCCACAGTTGAAAGCACGCTGAATGGAGTCAGCGTTAGAACTGACATGTTCCCTGAAACTTCTCAAACACTTCCGGATATCAACTTCTTCTTTTA TTCCCCGCAGGTGACGGCGTCCTGTGAACACGGCCGCAGTGCTGTCATTACACTACGCTGTAACCCCAAGAAAGGAGAGCGTGGAGAGCTTACTGTACcgag taagTGTCCTGCAGGTACGTGTGATGGCTGTACCTTCTACTTCCTGTGGGACAGTTCAAGTGCATGTCCCATTTGCACTAAAGCAGACTACCACTCAATAGAAGGAGCATGCAAGGGAGGCATGCAG GACATCCTGTATGTATGGAACGAGCCGAAGCTGTGCACAAAGGGTGTGTCGCTCCCTGATAAAAGCTCCACCCCATGTGAAGCAGTCCCACTATGGCTGAAGGTTGGAATAGGGGGCGGGGCTTTCATCGCAGTCCTTCTCATTTCTCTCACCTGTTACTTCTGGAAGAAAAATAAGAG GTTGGAGTATAAGTATTCCCGCCTGGTGATGTCAGCCAATAAGGAGTGTGAGCTGCCAGCGGCAGACAGCTGTGCACTGGCGGAAGGAGAAGGCGAAGAGAACGAAGATGACGTTGTTTattcacacactccatcactgCTGGGGAAACTGAAGGCTATCGCCAGTAAG